In Sphingobacterium sp. SYP-B4668, the sequence TCGGTATTGGGAGCCTTTATACAAAATGGCGTTATACACCCTTCATGATACGTTTCTATGCGAGGACATCGTGCAGCAAGTTTTTATCCAGATATGGTCCAAAAGAGACGTCCTCAACTTTCGGTATTCATTAAAATCGTATCTATTTGCTTGTACCCGATACGAAGTCTATCGACAGATAAAGGCCAAGCATACCCCTCTCCATTCCTGTGATGACGACGAATATCGTTATATCGAATATTACAACCCCCACCAAGCCCTTGAGTACAATGAGCTACTTGAGAATGTGGAGACATTGGTTGACCAATTGCCCGATAGGTGTCGTGAGGTATACAAGCTCAGTCGTGACCACCAATTTAGTCACAAACAAATTGCAGCTCACCTCAATGTATCCACCAAGACCGTTGAGAATCAGATTACGATAGCACTGAAAAAAATCAAGGTTGGTCTAAGTAAATTGCTCTTTTTGTTACTTTTTTAATTTTTTTTCATTTCAGCTTGGGGGCAACCCGTGCATTTATACTCTTCCTTGGTATAACAGCACATTGCACACGTGAATAACCAAGATATAATAACCAAGATAAAGCGGATACTATCCGGTAGGTCCACTAAAGAGGAAGAGGATCAAGTAAATGATCATTTCTACCAATCTTTCCAGTCCCAGGAATGGGATGAGATGGATATGGGGTCTAAAAAAGACCTCGAGAGTAGGATTATTTCACAAGTTACCGAACATATTTCTCCTCGATATAAAACAAATTACTCCGTATTCAACCGCCACAATATATTCCGTTACGCAGCTGCAATACTTATTCTGCTGGGTATCGGATTTCTATTCTATCCACGCTCAATCGAAAATTCTCCAATCACAGCTACTGTAACCCCATCGCAACTCATTCCCGGAAGAGACATTGCATCCCTAGAGCTCAGCGACGGCACAGTAATACCACTGACCGATCTCGCTCCCGATAAACAATACCAGAACGCAGGAGTTACCATCCGTAAGAATTCGGATGGCAATCTCACCTATATTTATGACCAACAATCTGATACCGATGGTTCTACAGACAAATGGAATACCCTAAGAACTCCCAAAGGAGGTAAATATCAGATCGAGCTTGCTGATGGTACCAAAGTATGGCTCAATGCGGGTAGCTCCTTAACCTTTCCAGAGCGATTTGCTACCCATAATCGCTTGGTCAAAGCCTCCGGAGAGGTTTACTTTGAAGTCAGCCATGACAAGACTCGGCCATTCATTGTCAATAGCAACGATATGGAAATCCTTGTACTAGGTACTTCATTCAACCTCTCTAACTATGACGACAACCCACAAGGCGTATCTGTGGCACTACTTGAAGGCGCAGTCAAGTACAAGACCGCTACCAGTCAATCTACACTCCGACCAGGACAGAAAGTGAATTTAAAGGCTGGAAAAGTAGAAAAAACACTCTTTGACATCGAATCAGAGATTGCATGGAAAAATGATTATTTCATTTTCAAGGACCAGAATATCAAA encodes:
- a CDS encoding RNA polymerase sigma factor, which produces MLWDDYSDEELCALIKQNKEKALQAIMLRYWEPLYKMALYTLHDTFLCEDIVQQVFIQIWSKRDVLNFRYSLKSYLFACTRYEVYRQIKAKHTPLHSCDDDEYRYIEYYNPHQALEYNELLENVETLVDQLPDRCREVYKLSRDHQFSHKQIAAHLNVSTKTVENQITIALKKIKVGLSKLLFLLLF
- a CDS encoding FecR family protein gives rise to the protein MNNQDIITKIKRILSGRSTKEEEDQVNDHFYQSFQSQEWDEMDMGSKKDLESRIISQVTEHISPRYKTNYSVFNRHNIFRYAAAILILLGIGFLFYPRSIENSPITATVTPSQLIPGRDIASLELSDGTVIPLTDLAPDKQYQNAGVTIRKNSDGNLTYIYDQQSDTDGSTDKWNTLRTPKGGKYQIELADGTKVWLNAGSSLTFPERFATHNRLVKASGEVYFEVSHDKTRPFIVNSNDMEILVLGTSFNLSNYDDNPQGVSVALLEGAVKYKTATSQSTLRPGQKVNLKAGKVEKTLFDIESEIAWKNDYFIFKDQNIKQIMNALSRWYNAEIEYEGNAWEDKNFTIRVSRRQEIADILEMLELTHSIKFKIIGRRIIVST